A segment of the Candidatus Pelagisphaera phototrophica genome:
GCTCCGAGAAACGCATACCAAAAGCCGTCTACATAAAATCCATCCACAAGATAGGCGACGAAGGAGTACAACAGCGCATTGATGACCAGCAGTCCTATACCCATCGTCAGAACGACGAATGGCAATGCTAACAAGATAAGCAAAGGTCTCAGTACTGCCGAAAATAACGCCAGCCAGCAAACTGCGACGACTAGGGATTGATAGTCAACGTATTGAATACCCGGCAACATCCAACTGCCGAGAAGAACACCCATTGCGCTCACGAGAGCTCGTTTAAAAAAAACAGCCATAGCCATATTGAACCCACACAATCAATAGTGGGCCAAGTTCCATTGCCAGCCCTTTATTCTCTTTATCCTTCGTCCCAAATCACTTTTCGCCAATCCTCAACTGCCAATCGTTAATCCTTAAACAACCTTGCCCTAGTTCCTTCATTGTCCTGAATAACCCTCTTTTATGCGAATTGCTCTCATCCAGGACCATCTTCGTAATGGCGGAACCGAAAACCAGACCCTGCACATCGCAAACGGTCTGGCAAAAAGCGGCTTGGAGGCCCATGTGATCATCTTTCGTCAGGGAGGGGTCCTTGACGAAAAAGCGGCCTCATCTGATTTCACTCTCCACTTTCTCAATCAAGGGCTCCTGAAAACGGATTGGTTCGCGCCCGGTCTTGATTCACTTCTTCAATCGCTAAAAGCCGAAGCGATTATTCCGATGGGCCGCATGGCCAATTGTCACGCCGGCCTCCTTTCTAATCGGAAACGCCCCTATAAAGTCATTGCAACGTTTCGCACAGGCAAGAGCATCCCTTTCCTCCAGAGACGTGCCTTGCGGCTCGCCGACGGACTCATAGCCAACAGCCACGACGCGCTTGAGCGGATTAAGAGAGCCTACGGCATTAAGAACCCAAACTCGTCTGTAATCTACAATGGCTGTATTCGCGATAAGACTTCGCTCCAATCTGCTGCACCTCGATCTGTAGATAAACCCGTCCGGCTGATAAACGCGAGCATGTTCCGAACCGAGAAAAAACAAGTCAGGCTATTGAGAATCTGTAGCCAGTTACCTGCCCAGATCGACTGGCTTTTAACGCTGGCCGGTGATGGTCCACAACGGGATTTCTGTATCCGGGAGGCCGATCGGCTAGGAATCAAGAATCGAATCGAATTTCCCGGACTCCTTCCTAATCCAACCGATCTTTATCAATCCAGCCACATCGCAATTCACGCTTCATCCAAGGAGTCCCTCCCAAACTTTCTCGTTGAGGCCCAGAGCTTCGGCTTGCCCGTGGTCGCTTACAATGTTGATGGAGTCGGAGAAACCTTCGAGAACGGGAAATCCGGATTTTTAATCGACCACGGAAACCAGTCGCAATTCGTAGAAAAACTCCAGCTGTTGATCGAATCCGAGGACCTCAGACGACCAATGTCCCAGGCCGCACGGGAATATGCCCACCGCCATTTTACTCCTGAAGCGCAAATCAACGCCTACATCGATCTACTGAAGCAACTAATCTAATCTTTGCCCGCTATGAACGAATCGCTTCGTGCTCTTTGTAGGAATCACTATTTCAATGCCCAAAACGCTTTCAGATCTTAAGTCCATTCGCCTGCGAGGGGTTCGACAAAACAACCTCAAGAATATTGATGTCGATATTCCGCTGGGGAAATACATCGCCGTGACCGGTCTGAGCGGTGCGGGCAAGTCCTCGCTCGTTTTTGAAACACTCCATGCGGAGGGCCAACGTCGCTATGTTGAAACCTTCAGTGCCTACACGCGACAGTTTCTTGACCTACTCGAAAAACCCGACCTGGACGAAGCTGAGAACGTCCGTCCATCGATCGCGATCGAGCAGAAGAACACAATCAAAACCTCTCGTTCTACCGTGGGAACGATGACCGAGCTGACCGACTTTTTCAAAGTCTG
Coding sequences within it:
- a CDS encoding phage holin family protein, producing the protein MAVFFKRALVSAMGVLLGSWMLPGIQYVDYQSLVVAVCWLALFSAVLRPLLILLALPFVVLTMGIGLLVINALLYSFVAYLVDGFYVDGFWYAFLGALIITVLNLFFNSWINGAQNRVRVAVSQNGRVDGSLDPKVRKQTFSERRALRRDDDVIDI
- a CDS encoding glycosyltransferase gives rise to the protein MRIALIQDHLRNGGTENQTLHIANGLAKSGLEAHVIIFRQGGVLDEKAASSDFTLHFLNQGLLKTDWFAPGLDSLLQSLKAEAIIPMGRMANCHAGLLSNRKRPYKVIATFRTGKSIPFLQRRALRLADGLIANSHDALERIKRAYGIKNPNSSVIYNGCIRDKTSLQSAAPRSVDKPVRLINASMFRTEKKQVRLLRICSQLPAQIDWLLTLAGDGPQRDFCIREADRLGIKNRIEFPGLLPNPTDLYQSSHIAIHASSKESLPNFLVEAQSFGLPVVAYNVDGVGETFENGKSGFLIDHGNQSQFVEKLQLLIESEDLRRPMSQAAREYAHRHFTPEAQINAYIDLLKQLI